The following coding sequences lie in one Acropora palmata chromosome 3, jaAcrPala1.3, whole genome shotgun sequence genomic window:
- the LOC141877728 gene encoding uncharacterized protein LOC141877728, with translation LAAGERDFYKNCCRETKESVAQHLEGVDFRLRCEPCSYNGVVHYSYDYAQQLHYPSDPRQPGPIYFKTPRKCAIFGVCCEAIPRQVNFLIDESVLTGKGANSTIYVHYFFDRHGLGETEVQLRADNCGAQNKNSAFLWYYLWRVMNGLHKVINYNFLVPGHTKFSPDWCFGLLKQKTRRTFISSLFDIARSVEESLTVNAAELVGLHNGTVLVPTYDWVTYLGIYFKKLPKIKSYYHFRFHADYPGTVFCKEYWYSEEKAINLLRNGRAPHTGELPLSVAPTGISRERAEYLYNEIREFCRDGTEDLVAPPVSV, from the coding sequence CTTGCCGCTGGTGAAAGAGATTTTTATAAGAACTGTTGTCGGGAGACAAAGGAAAGTGTTGCCCAGCATCTTGAAGGCGTTGATTTCAGACTCAGATGCGAACCATGTTCTTACAATGGCGTTGTTCATTACTCCTATGACTATGCTCAGCAGCTGCATTACCCGTCAGATCCTCGCCAGCCAGGGcccatttattttaaaactcCCCGGAAATGTGCAATCTTTGGAGTGTGTTGTGAAGCTATTCCAAGGCAGGTCAACTTTCTCATTGATGAGAGTGTGTTAACAGGAAAGGGTGCCAACAGCACGATTTATGTTCATTACTTTTTTGATCGACATGGGCTTGGCGAGACAGAAGTGCAACTTCGTGCTGATAACTGTGGTGCCCAAAATAAGAACTCAGCGTTTTTATGGTACTACTTGTGGCGTGTAATGAATGGCCTCCACAAGGTTATTAACTATAACTTTCTAGTGCCTGGCCACACCAAATTTTCACCTGACTGGTGTTTTGGTTTGCTTAAACAAAAGACACGGCGGACTTTCATATCCTCCTTATTTGACATTGCGAGATCAGTGGAGGAATCTTTAACTGTAAATGCCGCTGAACTTGTTGGACTTCACAACGGGACAGTTTTGGTGCCAACTTATGACTGGGTGACTTATCTCGGAATTTACTTTAAAAAACTACCCAAAATTAAATCGTACTATCATTTCCGTTTTCACGCAGATTACCCGGGTACTGTTTTTTGTAAGGAGTACTGGTACTCTGAAGAGAAGGCAATCAACCTACTGCGCAATGGAAGAGCTCCTCACACTGGAGAGCTACCCCTATCGGTTGCTCCTACTGGAATTAGCCGGGAACGGGCTGAGTATTTGTACAACGAAATAAGAGAATTTTGCCGGGATGGAACAGAAGATCTTGTTGCCCCTCCAGTCTCAGTGTAA